One genomic segment of Ipomoea triloba cultivar NCNSP0323 chromosome 9, ASM357664v1 includes these proteins:
- the LOC116028705 gene encoding uncharacterized protein At5g02240, producing MADGKRTVLVTGAGGRTGQIVYKKLRENSDKYIARGLVRSEESKAKIGSADDIYIGDIRNAESIVPAIQGIDALIILTSAVPKMKPGVDPSKGDKPEFYFEDGLSPEQVDWIGQKNQIDTAKASGVKHIVLVGSMGGTNPNHPLNTLGNGNILIWKRKSEQYLADSGVPYTIIRAGGLQDKNGGVRELLVGKDDELLQTDNRTVTRADVAEVCIQAVLFDEAKSKAFDLGSKPEGTGTPTQDFKALFAQVTTRF from the exons ATGGCTGATGGTAAAAGAACCGTTCTTGTTACCGGAGCTGGTGGCAGAACCG GGCAAATTGTTTATAAGAAGTTGAGGGAGAATTCAGACAAGTATATTGCAAGAGGTTTGGTGAGAAGTGAGGAGAGCAAGGCGAAAATTGGTAGCGCAGATGATATTTACATTGGTGATATAAGGAATGCTGAGAGCATAGTTCCTGCAATTCAGGGTATCGATGCTCTTATAATTCTTACAAGTGCTGTGCCAAAGATGAAACCAGGTGTCGATCCGTCTAAAGGTGATAAGCCAGAGTTCTACTTTGAAGATGGATTATCCCCTGAACAA GTGGACTGGATTGGGCAGAAGAATCAAATAGATACTG CTAAGGCCTCAGGAGTAAAGCATATTGTGCTGGTTGGGTCAATGGGAGGAACAAATCCTAACCACCCCCTGAACACCTTAGGAAATGGAAACATATTG ATTTGGAAGAGGAAGTCTGAACAGTATTTGGCTGACTCTGGAGTCCCATATACCATTATTAG AGCTGGGGGCTTGCAAGATAAGAATGGTGGTGTGCGGGAGCTACTTGTTGGAAAGGATGATGAGCTTCTTCAGACAGATAACAGAACTGTTACCAGGGCAGATGTTGCAGAAGTCTGCATTCAG GCCGTACTGTTCGATGAGGCGAAATCCAAAGCATTCGATTTGGGCTCAAAACCTGAGGGCACTGGAACACCAACACAAGAT
- the LOC116030414 gene encoding MATH domain and coiled-coil domain-containing protein At2g05420-like, giving the protein MGDCDSTAGGVEMLKRDISPANFIFMIRSFSLLSETGNEKHESGSFQACDKKWKLCVYPKGKKKQQQEADNEDAHISLYLQIVDTHNFPLGWVVHAKFSLFVYNHVEDKYFTVKDSGGEKVRRFHYMKTEWGFDQLLPLSIFNDPSNGYLVDDTCAFGAEIVVVSNATKGECLSLVKDPENKKYTWRISGFASKQREQQVIYSDEFTIEGSTWKLQVFPKGDSRAKDKNLSLFLESVDSSNLTVNNGRKLYAKYKLRICKQLKPGEDQEKEATCVFGGSPAVTRWGYYYFMLLNQLESVAKGFLLNDTLIVEVEFMSLTKFSEF; this is encoded by the exons ATGGGTGATTGTGATTCTACTGCAGGAGGAGTCGAAATGTTGAAAAGGGATATTTCACCAGCTAACTTCATATTTATGATACGTTCATTCTCTTTACTCTCTGAAACAGGGAATGAGAAACATGAATCTGGAAGTTTCCAGGCGTGTGATAAAAAATG GAAGTTATGTGTTTATCCCAAGGGAAAGAAGAAGCAGCAGCAGGAGGCAGATAATGAAGATGCTCATATCTCCCTCTACTTACAAATTGTTGATACTCATAATTTTCCCCTGGGATGGGTGGTTCACGCTAAGTTTAGTCTCTTTGTTTATAATCATGTTGAGGATAAATATTTCACAGTCAAAG ATTCTGGTGGAGAAAAAGTGAGGCGGTTTCACTATATGAAAACTGAATGGGGATTCGATCAGCTACTTCCTTTGTCGATTTTCAATGATCCCTCTAATGGATATCTGGTTGATGACACATGTGCATTTGGAGCTGAGATTGTGGTGGTTTCCAATGCTACAAAAGGCGAGTGTCTTTCGTTGGTGAAAGAtccagaaaataaaaaatacacttgGAGAATAAGCGGCTTCGCATCAAAACAGAGAGAACAGCAGGTTATTTACTCGGATGAGTTCACCATTGAAGGAAGCACATG GAAGCTGCAGGTCTTTCCCAAAGGAGATTCACGTGCGAAGGACAAAAATTTGTCCCTCTTTCTGGAGTCAGTTGATTCATCAAACCTTACAGTTAATAATGGTAGAAAATTATATGCAAAGTATAAGCTACGGATATGCAAGCAATTGAAACCAGGAGAAGACCAGGAAAAGGAAG CGACATGTGTTTTTGGTGGCTCTCCTGCGGTCACCAGATGGGGCTATTACTACTTTATGCTCCTTAACCAATTGGAGAGTGTTGCAAAAGGTTTCCTACTTAATGATACCCTGATTGTGGAGGTTGAATTTATGTCTTTGACTAAGTTCTCAGAGTTTTAG
- the LOC116029191 gene encoding ubiquitin carboxyl-terminal hydrolase 12-like, with protein MKLAIKWGRSRNVEKGYSSGSFHIYDPFRSFSLLSETGNEQHESGIFEAWDKKWKLCVYPKGKKKNGDGYISLYLQIVDIDDYPVGWEVNVKFSFFVYDHVHDKYLVVQDVGGKVRRFHYMKTQWGFDQLLPLSTFNNPSNGYLVNDTCAFGAEIFVINSNATKRECLSMVKDPTTKTYTWRINNFASEKDKLVIYFDEFTIEGSKWYLYYIYVVPFYF; from the exons ATGAAACTGGCGATTAAGTGGGGAAG GAGTCGAAATGTTGAAAAGGGATATTCCTCCGGCTCATTTCATATTTATGATCCGTTCCGCTCCTTTTCTTTACTCTCTGAAACAGGGAATGAGCAACATGAATCTGGAATTTTCGAGGCCTGGGATAAAAAATG GAAGTTATGTGTTTATCCCAAGGGAAAAAAGAAGAATGGAGATGGTTATATCTCCCTCTACTTACAAATTGTTGATATTGATGATTATCCAGTGGGATGGGAGGTTAATGTGAAGTTTAGTTTCTTTGTTTATGATCATGTTCATGATAAATATTTGGTCGTCCAAG ATGTTGGAGGAAAAGTGAGGCGGTTTCACTATATGAAAACTCAATGGGGCTTTGATCAACTACTTCCCTTGTCCACTTTTAATAATCCCTCTAATGGATATCTGGTTAATGACACGTGTGCATTTGGAGCTGAGATTTTTGTCATTAATTCCAATGCTACAAAACGCGAATGTCTTTCGATGGTGAAAGATCCAACAACCAAAACTTACACATGGAGAATAAACAACTTCGCTTCAGAAAAGGACAAACTTGTCATATATTTCGATGAGTTCACCATTGAAGGAAGCAAATGGTACCTCTACTATATATACGTTGTGcccttttacttttaa
- the LOC116030739 gene encoding ubiquitin carboxyl-terminal hydrolase 12-like produces the protein MDSTAGVERLKRDIPPAHFIFMIRSFSLLDETGNEKHESGVFQACDKKWKLCVYPKGKKKQADGDGDGHISLYLEIVDTNDYPRGWEVHVKFSLFVYDYVQDKYLTVQDAGGKVRRFHYMKTQWGFDQLLSLSTFKDPSNGYLVDDTCAFGAEILVVSDAATKRRECLSMVKDPTSKTYTWRINDFTSKKNQNIIYSDEFTIEGSKWYLPYVIFTNYSLCKL, from the exons ATGGATTCTACTGCCGGAGTCGAAAGGTTGAAAAGGGATATTCCCCCAGCTCATTTCATATTTATGATACGTTCTTTTTCTTTACTCGATGAAACAGGAAATGAGAAACATGAATCCGGAGTTTTCCAGGCTTGTGATAAAAAATG GAAGCTATGTGTTTATCCCAAGGGAAAGAAGAAGCAGgcagatggagatggagatggtcATATCTCCCTCTACCTAGAAATTGTTGACACTAATGATTATCCCCGTGGATGGGAAGTTCACGTTAAGTTTAGTCTTTTTGTGTACGATTATGTTCAGGATAAATATTTGACAGTACAAG atgctGGAGGAAAAGTGAGGCGGTTTCACTATATGAAAACTCAATGGGGCTTCGATCAGCTACTTTCTTTGTCTACTTTCAAGGATCCCTCTAATGGATATCTAGTTGATGACACATGTGCATTTGGAGCTGAGATTCTTGTCGTTTCTGATGCTGCTACAAAACGCCGCGAATGTCTTTCAATGGTAAAAGATCCAACAAGCAAAACTTACACATGGAGAATAAACGACTTCACATCAAAAAAGAACCAGAATATCATATATTCTGATGAGTTCACCATTGAAGGAAGCAAATGGTACCTACCCTACGTAATTTTCACCAATTACTCACTAtgcaaactttaa